Proteins encoded by one window of Anopheles maculipalpis chromosome 2RL, idAnoMacuDA_375_x, whole genome shotgun sequence:
- the LOC126567890 gene encoding ral guanine nucleotide dissociation stimulator-like 1 isoform X1: protein MFCPSNETLQSLTEKTKLLAHKCTQQIRNNATAGTATGDGASTGATGGQQQATPATDPQRSACKENGASGKEERLGGMAGGTLRCFCPCKGTISKLMSRKLATASKEGQSQRTTKWYVKQPTWRLWGEEREENAIYTVYLKKVRYHRPTPSASSQDSDDEISHLEWETVRVRFVKAATLSRLVDALATDDGELESTFVNVFLNTYRTFAQPEKVLELLLDRYEKLHAEPALLQPESLSDQHKKTLVSVLHVWLDGFPEDWDTDNLQRLLAFTSKRLPKSEIHMKALNRFTHRLDKYSRIPPPLPWSNDYHDFADQFGGLCLTPAFRGPPSHLLNSYRFPNIPVKHFAEQLTRMDMELFKRLIPHQCLGAIWSNRDKHECSSVLATVTQFNAVSFRVISSILIEPRLKPQERALLISTWIDIAQELRLLKNFSSLKAIISGLQSNAVYRLSKTWAVLPRDKLELYNELARIFSEDNNAWAQREVLMREGTAKFADTVGENDRHLQKVFQKQNTLISHGTIPYLGTFLTDLTMIHAAIPDTLQDGLINFDKRRKEFEVLAQIKLLQGAANTYHLPDDPLFDRWFASLLVLDERAAHTLSCSLEPAPEMTKRPPTQHPGGGTGGGGGGGGGGGTPGHKKSDSIASNSSSGAGSQFYCDINSTSNASYSSRNNSLDRDATPPNASILSAASSVSSLSMDSTTSGSQRSNHNGGVGSVRTPQSNRSQGNGTVANRSANGSKDLEAPIINGQLVQNSPLKSSSPDFYIIKVTYETEQVELDGIVLYKSIMLANNERTPQVIRNAMLKLGLEGDPDRYTLAQVLPDKELLLPNNANVYYAVNTAYNLNFILRPKKDTTGSSSSVPSSTGRP, encoded by the exons ATGTTTTGCCCGAGTAACGAAACACTTCAAAGCCTTACGGAAAAGACGAAGCTGCTGGCCCACAAGTGTACGCAGCAGATTCGCAACAATGCCACCGCGGGTACCGCCACCGGAGATGGGGCTAGTACAGGTGCGACAGGTGGTCAGCAACAGGCAACACCGGCGACTGATCCTCAGCGCTCAGCCTGCAAGGAGAATGGAGCGAGCGGAAAGGAGGAACGGTTGGGAGGGATGGCCGGTGGGACGTTGCGTTGTTTCTGTCCGTGCAAGGGTACGATCAGCAAACTGATGAGCAGGAAGTTGGCCACCGCTAGCAAGGAGGGTCAGAGTCAGCGCACCACCAAGTGGTATGTCAAG CAGCCCACCTGGCGGTTGTGGGGTGAAGAACGTGAGGAGAACGCCATCTACACGGTTTACCTTAAGAAGGTCCGGTACCATCGACCAACACCCAGTGCCAGCAGC CAAGATTCCGACGATGAAATATCGCACCTGGAGTGGGAAACCGTACGGGTACGGTTCGTCAAGGCGGCCACCCTATCCCGGCTGGTTGATGCCCTCGCAACCGACGACGGCGAGCTCGAGAGCACGTTCGTGAACGTGTTTCTGAACACCTACCGTACCTTCGCACAGCCGGAAAAGGTGTtggagctgctgctggacCGGTACGAGAAGCTGCACGCTGAACCGGCCCTCCTGCAGCCCGAGTCCCTATCGGACCAGCACAAGAAAACTCTAG TCTCTGTTCTTCACGTGTGGCTCGATGGGTTTCCCGAGGATTGGGACACGGATAATTTGCAACGATTGCTAGCATTCACCTCAAAGCGTTTGCCAAAATCGGAAATACATATGAAAGCTTTAAATAG GTTTACACATAGGTTAGATAAGTACAGTAGAATACCACCACCGCTGCCATGGTCCAACGATTATCACGATTTCGCCGACCAGTTCGGTGGCCTCTGTCTGACACCAGCATTCCGCGGTCCACCGTCCCACCTGCTAAACTCGTACCGCTTCCCCAACATTCCGGTGAAGCACTTTGCCGAGCAGCTAACCCGCATGGATATGGAGTTGTTCAAGCGGCTGATACCGCACCAATGTCTCGGTGCGATCTGGTCCAACCGGGACAAGCATGAGTGTAGCTCGGTCCTAGCAACCGTTACCCAGTTCAAtgccgtttcgtttcgtgtaATCTCAAGCATACTGATCGAGCCACGGTTAAAGCCACAGGAACGAGCGCTTCTCATCTCGACGTGGATCGATATTGCGCAGGAGCTGCGATTGTTGAAGAATTTCTCGTCGCTTAAAGCGATCATTTCTGGCCTGCAGTCGAATGCGGTGTATAGGTTATCAAAGACGTGGGCCGTGTTGCCAAGGGATAAG CTGGAGCTTTACAACGAGCTGGCACGAATATTCTCCGAGGACAATAATGCGTGGGCACAGCGGGAAGTTCTAATGCGCGAAGGGACGGCCAAATTTGCGGACACAGTCGGCGAAAACGATCGACACCTGCAAAAGGTGTTCCAGAAGCAGAACACGCTCATCAGCCACGGCACGATACCGTACCTCGGGACGTTTCTAACCGATCTGACCATGATCCACGCTGCCATTCCGGACACACTACAGGATGGGCTGATCAATTTCGATAAACGGCGAAAGGAGTTTGAGGTGCTAGCTCAAATTAAGCTACTACAGGGAGCGGCCAATACGTATCACTTGCCGGATGATCCGCTGTTTGATCGATGGTTCGCTTCGTTGCTTGTGTTGGATGAACGGGCAGCACACACGCTTAGCTGCTCACTAGAACCAGCGCCCGAAATGACTAAAAGGCCTCCAACTCAACACCCAGGAGGGGGCACCGGGGGTGGAgggggaggaggaggtggtggaggaACTCCGGGACACAAGAAGAGTGATTCGATAGCTTCAAACTCAAGCAGCGGAGCAGGTTCTCAGTTTTACTGTGATATTAACAGCACGTCAAACGCAAG TTACAGTTCACGCAACAACTCGCTCGATCGTGACGCTACTCCACCGAATGCTTCGATTTTATCTGCCGCTAGCAGTGTGTCTTCCCTCTCGATGGACTCTACAACATCAGGTAGCCAGCGATCGAATCACAATGGAGGTGTTGGTAGTGTACGAACACCGCAATCGAATCGATCGCAAGGCAACGGTACGGTTGCGAACCGAAGCGCAAACGGTTCGAAAGATCTAGAAGCACCCATCATCAATGGGCAGCTGGTGCAAAACTCTCCGCTCAAGAGTAGTTCGCCCGATTTCTACATCATAAAGGTGACGTACGAGACGGAGCAGGTTGAGCTCGATGGTATCGTGCTGTACAAGAGCATTATGCTAGCAAATAACGAGCGTACGCCTCAAGTGATTCGAAACGCGATGCTTAAGCTCGGTTTGGAGGGAGATCCCGATCGGTACACGCTAGCGCAGGTTCTTCCCGACAAGGAACTACTGCTACCAAACAATGCGAACGTGTACTATGCCGTAAACACCGCCTACAACCTTAATTTCATTCTGCGACCGAAGAAGGACACTACGGGTAGTAGCTCTTCGGTGCCGAGTTCCACCGGTCGTCCCTAG
- the LOC126567890 gene encoding ral guanine nucleotide dissociation stimulator-like 1 isoform X3, protein MSNGTVAGGTGGDADSLPTWRLWGEEREENAIYTVYLKKVRYHRPTPSASSQDSDDEISHLEWETVRVRFVKAATLSRLVDALATDDGELESTFVNVFLNTYRTFAQPEKVLELLLDRYEKLHAEPALLQPESLSDQHKKTLVSVLHVWLDGFPEDWDTDNLQRLLAFTSKRLPKSEIHMKALNRFTHRLDKYSRIPPPLPWSNDYHDFADQFGGLCLTPAFRGPPSHLLNSYRFPNIPVKHFAEQLTRMDMELFKRLIPHQCLGAIWSNRDKHECSSVLATVTQFNAVSFRVISSILIEPRLKPQERALLISTWIDIAQELRLLKNFSSLKAIISGLQSNAVYRLSKTWAVLPRDKLELYNELARIFSEDNNAWAQREVLMREGTAKFADTVGENDRHLQKVFQKQNTLISHGTIPYLGTFLTDLTMIHAAIPDTLQDGLINFDKRRKEFEVLAQIKLLQGAANTYHLPDDPLFDRWFASLLVLDERAAHTLSCSLEPAPEMTKRPPTQHPGGGTGGGGGGGGGGGTPGHKKSDSIASNSSSGAGSQFYCDINSTSNASYSSRNNSLDRDATPPNASILSAASSVSSLSMDSTTSGSQRSNHNGGVGSVRTPQSNRSQGNGTVANRSANGSKDLEAPIINGQLVQNSPLKSSSPDFYIIKVTYETEQVELDGIVLYKSIMLANNERTPQVIRNAMLKLGLEGDPDRYTLAQVLPDKELLLPNNANVYYAVNTAYNLNFILRPKKDTTGSSSSVPSSTGRP, encoded by the exons CCCACCTGGCGGTTGTGGGGTGAAGAACGTGAGGAGAACGCCATCTACACGGTTTACCTTAAGAAGGTCCGGTACCATCGACCAACACCCAGTGCCAGCAGC CAAGATTCCGACGATGAAATATCGCACCTGGAGTGGGAAACCGTACGGGTACGGTTCGTCAAGGCGGCCACCCTATCCCGGCTGGTTGATGCCCTCGCAACCGACGACGGCGAGCTCGAGAGCACGTTCGTGAACGTGTTTCTGAACACCTACCGTACCTTCGCACAGCCGGAAAAGGTGTtggagctgctgctggacCGGTACGAGAAGCTGCACGCTGAACCGGCCCTCCTGCAGCCCGAGTCCCTATCGGACCAGCACAAGAAAACTCTAG TCTCTGTTCTTCACGTGTGGCTCGATGGGTTTCCCGAGGATTGGGACACGGATAATTTGCAACGATTGCTAGCATTCACCTCAAAGCGTTTGCCAAAATCGGAAATACATATGAAAGCTTTAAATAG GTTTACACATAGGTTAGATAAGTACAGTAGAATACCACCACCGCTGCCATGGTCCAACGATTATCACGATTTCGCCGACCAGTTCGGTGGCCTCTGTCTGACACCAGCATTCCGCGGTCCACCGTCCCACCTGCTAAACTCGTACCGCTTCCCCAACATTCCGGTGAAGCACTTTGCCGAGCAGCTAACCCGCATGGATATGGAGTTGTTCAAGCGGCTGATACCGCACCAATGTCTCGGTGCGATCTGGTCCAACCGGGACAAGCATGAGTGTAGCTCGGTCCTAGCAACCGTTACCCAGTTCAAtgccgtttcgtttcgtgtaATCTCAAGCATACTGATCGAGCCACGGTTAAAGCCACAGGAACGAGCGCTTCTCATCTCGACGTGGATCGATATTGCGCAGGAGCTGCGATTGTTGAAGAATTTCTCGTCGCTTAAAGCGATCATTTCTGGCCTGCAGTCGAATGCGGTGTATAGGTTATCAAAGACGTGGGCCGTGTTGCCAAGGGATAAG CTGGAGCTTTACAACGAGCTGGCACGAATATTCTCCGAGGACAATAATGCGTGGGCACAGCGGGAAGTTCTAATGCGCGAAGGGACGGCCAAATTTGCGGACACAGTCGGCGAAAACGATCGACACCTGCAAAAGGTGTTCCAGAAGCAGAACACGCTCATCAGCCACGGCACGATACCGTACCTCGGGACGTTTCTAACCGATCTGACCATGATCCACGCTGCCATTCCGGACACACTACAGGATGGGCTGATCAATTTCGATAAACGGCGAAAGGAGTTTGAGGTGCTAGCTCAAATTAAGCTACTACAGGGAGCGGCCAATACGTATCACTTGCCGGATGATCCGCTGTTTGATCGATGGTTCGCTTCGTTGCTTGTGTTGGATGAACGGGCAGCACACACGCTTAGCTGCTCACTAGAACCAGCGCCCGAAATGACTAAAAGGCCTCCAACTCAACACCCAGGAGGGGGCACCGGGGGTGGAgggggaggaggaggtggtggaggaACTCCGGGACACAAGAAGAGTGATTCGATAGCTTCAAACTCAAGCAGCGGAGCAGGTTCTCAGTTTTACTGTGATATTAACAGCACGTCAAACGCAAG TTACAGTTCACGCAACAACTCGCTCGATCGTGACGCTACTCCACCGAATGCTTCGATTTTATCTGCCGCTAGCAGTGTGTCTTCCCTCTCGATGGACTCTACAACATCAGGTAGCCAGCGATCGAATCACAATGGAGGTGTTGGTAGTGTACGAACACCGCAATCGAATCGATCGCAAGGCAACGGTACGGTTGCGAACCGAAGCGCAAACGGTTCGAAAGATCTAGAAGCACCCATCATCAATGGGCAGCTGGTGCAAAACTCTCCGCTCAAGAGTAGTTCGCCCGATTTCTACATCATAAAGGTGACGTACGAGACGGAGCAGGTTGAGCTCGATGGTATCGTGCTGTACAAGAGCATTATGCTAGCAAATAACGAGCGTACGCCTCAAGTGATTCGAAACGCGATGCTTAAGCTCGGTTTGGAGGGAGATCCCGATCGGTACACGCTAGCGCAGGTTCTTCCCGACAAGGAACTACTGCTACCAAACAATGCGAACGTGTACTATGCCGTAAACACCGCCTACAACCTTAATTTCATTCTGCGACCGAAGAAGGACACTACGGGTAGTAGCTCTTCGGTGCCGAGTTCCACCGGTCGTCCCTAG
- the LOC126567890 gene encoding ral guanine nucleotide dissociation stimulator-like 1 isoform X2, giving the protein MAGGTLRCFCPCKGTISKLMSRKLATASKEGQSQRTTKWYVKPTWRLWGEEREENAIYTVYLKKVRYHRPTPSASSQDSDDEISHLEWETVRVRFVKAATLSRLVDALATDDGELESTFVNVFLNTYRTFAQPEKVLELLLDRYEKLHAEPALLQPESLSDQHKKTLVSVLHVWLDGFPEDWDTDNLQRLLAFTSKRLPKSEIHMKALNRFTHRLDKYSRIPPPLPWSNDYHDFADQFGGLCLTPAFRGPPSHLLNSYRFPNIPVKHFAEQLTRMDMELFKRLIPHQCLGAIWSNRDKHECSSVLATVTQFNAVSFRVISSILIEPRLKPQERALLISTWIDIAQELRLLKNFSSLKAIISGLQSNAVYRLSKTWAVLPRDKLELYNELARIFSEDNNAWAQREVLMREGTAKFADTVGENDRHLQKVFQKQNTLISHGTIPYLGTFLTDLTMIHAAIPDTLQDGLINFDKRRKEFEVLAQIKLLQGAANTYHLPDDPLFDRWFASLLVLDERAAHTLSCSLEPAPEMTKRPPTQHPGGGTGGGGGGGGGGGTPGHKKSDSIASNSSSGAGSQFYCDINSTSNASYSSRNNSLDRDATPPNASILSAASSVSSLSMDSTTSGSQRSNHNGGVGSVRTPQSNRSQGNGTVANRSANGSKDLEAPIINGQLVQNSPLKSSSPDFYIIKVTYETEQVELDGIVLYKSIMLANNERTPQVIRNAMLKLGLEGDPDRYTLAQVLPDKELLLPNNANVYYAVNTAYNLNFILRPKKDTTGSSSSVPSSTGRP; this is encoded by the exons ATGGCCGGTGGGACGTTGCGTTGTTTCTGTCCGTGCAAGGGTACGATCAGCAAACTGATGAGCAGGAAGTTGGCCACCGCTAGCAAGGAGGGTCAGAGTCAGCGCACCACCAAGTGGTATGTCAAG CCCACCTGGCGGTTGTGGGGTGAAGAACGTGAGGAGAACGCCATCTACACGGTTTACCTTAAGAAGGTCCGGTACCATCGACCAACACCCAGTGCCAGCAGC CAAGATTCCGACGATGAAATATCGCACCTGGAGTGGGAAACCGTACGGGTACGGTTCGTCAAGGCGGCCACCCTATCCCGGCTGGTTGATGCCCTCGCAACCGACGACGGCGAGCTCGAGAGCACGTTCGTGAACGTGTTTCTGAACACCTACCGTACCTTCGCACAGCCGGAAAAGGTGTtggagctgctgctggacCGGTACGAGAAGCTGCACGCTGAACCGGCCCTCCTGCAGCCCGAGTCCCTATCGGACCAGCACAAGAAAACTCTAG TCTCTGTTCTTCACGTGTGGCTCGATGGGTTTCCCGAGGATTGGGACACGGATAATTTGCAACGATTGCTAGCATTCACCTCAAAGCGTTTGCCAAAATCGGAAATACATATGAAAGCTTTAAATAG GTTTACACATAGGTTAGATAAGTACAGTAGAATACCACCACCGCTGCCATGGTCCAACGATTATCACGATTTCGCCGACCAGTTCGGTGGCCTCTGTCTGACACCAGCATTCCGCGGTCCACCGTCCCACCTGCTAAACTCGTACCGCTTCCCCAACATTCCGGTGAAGCACTTTGCCGAGCAGCTAACCCGCATGGATATGGAGTTGTTCAAGCGGCTGATACCGCACCAATGTCTCGGTGCGATCTGGTCCAACCGGGACAAGCATGAGTGTAGCTCGGTCCTAGCAACCGTTACCCAGTTCAAtgccgtttcgtttcgtgtaATCTCAAGCATACTGATCGAGCCACGGTTAAAGCCACAGGAACGAGCGCTTCTCATCTCGACGTGGATCGATATTGCGCAGGAGCTGCGATTGTTGAAGAATTTCTCGTCGCTTAAAGCGATCATTTCTGGCCTGCAGTCGAATGCGGTGTATAGGTTATCAAAGACGTGGGCCGTGTTGCCAAGGGATAAG CTGGAGCTTTACAACGAGCTGGCACGAATATTCTCCGAGGACAATAATGCGTGGGCACAGCGGGAAGTTCTAATGCGCGAAGGGACGGCCAAATTTGCGGACACAGTCGGCGAAAACGATCGACACCTGCAAAAGGTGTTCCAGAAGCAGAACACGCTCATCAGCCACGGCACGATACCGTACCTCGGGACGTTTCTAACCGATCTGACCATGATCCACGCTGCCATTCCGGACACACTACAGGATGGGCTGATCAATTTCGATAAACGGCGAAAGGAGTTTGAGGTGCTAGCTCAAATTAAGCTACTACAGGGAGCGGCCAATACGTATCACTTGCCGGATGATCCGCTGTTTGATCGATGGTTCGCTTCGTTGCTTGTGTTGGATGAACGGGCAGCACACACGCTTAGCTGCTCACTAGAACCAGCGCCCGAAATGACTAAAAGGCCTCCAACTCAACACCCAGGAGGGGGCACCGGGGGTGGAgggggaggaggaggtggtggaggaACTCCGGGACACAAGAAGAGTGATTCGATAGCTTCAAACTCAAGCAGCGGAGCAGGTTCTCAGTTTTACTGTGATATTAACAGCACGTCAAACGCAAG TTACAGTTCACGCAACAACTCGCTCGATCGTGACGCTACTCCACCGAATGCTTCGATTTTATCTGCCGCTAGCAGTGTGTCTTCCCTCTCGATGGACTCTACAACATCAGGTAGCCAGCGATCGAATCACAATGGAGGTGTTGGTAGTGTACGAACACCGCAATCGAATCGATCGCAAGGCAACGGTACGGTTGCGAACCGAAGCGCAAACGGTTCGAAAGATCTAGAAGCACCCATCATCAATGGGCAGCTGGTGCAAAACTCTCCGCTCAAGAGTAGTTCGCCCGATTTCTACATCATAAAGGTGACGTACGAGACGGAGCAGGTTGAGCTCGATGGTATCGTGCTGTACAAGAGCATTATGCTAGCAAATAACGAGCGTACGCCTCAAGTGATTCGAAACGCGATGCTTAAGCTCGGTTTGGAGGGAGATCCCGATCGGTACACGCTAGCGCAGGTTCTTCCCGACAAGGAACTACTGCTACCAAACAATGCGAACGTGTACTATGCCGTAAACACCGCCTACAACCTTAATTTCATTCTGCGACCGAAGAAGGACACTACGGGTAGTAGCTCTTCGGTGCCGAGTTCCACCGGTCGTCCCTAG
- the LOC126568589 gene encoding probable endochitinase encodes MWVAILVLVSVLAQQSSAEAVCRPSGRYLTANPRDCRSYYYCFEGKSYDGICSPGHRFDERRQSCLQSTVNECSSCPSSGTINMPHPTSCQKFVFCFLGVASERECPAGLLFNKQLGQCDVSANVVC; translated from the coding sequence ATGTGGGTTGCCATCTTGGTGTTGGTGAGTGTTCTCGCACAGCAGAGCAGCGCCGAAGCAGTTTGCCGTCCAAGTGGCAGATATCTAACCGCTAACCCACGGGACTGCCGCTCGTACTACTACTGCTTCGAGGGCAAATCGTACGACGGAATCTGTTCACCAGGCCACCGGTTCGACGAGCGGCGCCAATCATGTCTACAGTCGACGGTAAACGAGTGCTCGTCGTGCCCATCATCCGGAACCATCAACATGCCCCATCCAACGTCCTGCCAGAAGTTTGTCTTCTGCTTCCTGGGTGTTGCCAGCGAACGCGAATGTCCGGCAGGGttgctgttcaacaagcaGCTTGGCCAGTGTGATGTGAGCGCTAATGTGGTTTGCTGA